Proteins found in one Mycobacterium branderi genomic segment:
- a CDS encoding TetR/AcrR family transcriptional regulator, with amino-acid sequence MSPDSARPKAQPRLKQSRGSTRGLRQEYQLLTRRRLLDAALEVFDKQGYGGATVEGIHSTAGVARATFYLHFKNKMEIVQCLTEEIRPSVATLYNDLDRAITAEGADTTQAVRQWLVQALAWYEEPAHRIMGFVWQELSVEVDSVVARGISVDEHMPNYLALWPRRLRDSARTRLILLSHLLSRAYFLSEHHVLPTDENLMLDSLADLWVSGLFPSSKTPLKRRKSS; translated from the coding sequence GTGTCTCCAGACAGTGCGCGCCCGAAGGCTCAACCACGCCTGAAGCAAAGCCGGGGCAGCACACGGGGCCTACGCCAGGAGTATCAGCTGCTCACCAGGCGCCGACTTCTCGACGCGGCTCTTGAGGTATTCGATAAGCAGGGATACGGCGGGGCGACGGTGGAGGGGATCCACAGCACGGCCGGTGTCGCACGGGCGACCTTCTACCTGCACTTCAAGAACAAGATGGAGATCGTGCAATGCCTGACCGAAGAGATTCGGCCAAGCGTGGCAACGCTATACAACGACCTGGATCGGGCGATCACTGCCGAGGGCGCCGATACCACGCAGGCCGTCCGCCAATGGCTTGTTCAGGCTCTCGCCTGGTATGAGGAGCCTGCGCACAGAATCATGGGTTTTGTGTGGCAAGAACTCTCGGTCGAAGTCGACAGCGTGGTGGCGCGCGGTATCTCCGTCGACGAGCACATGCCCAACTATCTCGCCTTGTGGCCCCGGCGACTTCGTGACTCGGCACGAACTCGGCTCATCCTGCTTAGCCACCTGTTGTCGCGCGCGTACTTCCTGTCCGAGCACCACGTGCTACCCACCGACGAGAATCTCATGCTTGATTCGCTGGCCGATCTGTGGGTCTCGGGTCTTTTCCCTTCCTCGAAGACGCCTCTGAAGCGACGAAAAAGTAGTTGA
- a CDS encoding alpha/beta hydrolase: MFVHGGVHTGACWDETIDAITAVRPDIESLVIDWPGRRAVAGDLATLTIEGCVASVCEQIRQHLEAEQNRRITLVGHSLAGVILPGVVQKLGAHCVEQVIFVASCIPPPGQCVIDTLPFGLKRVARYLAHRSPVFATPWAVQHFFFGNGATRRQRQRMREHLCSEASTLLSEVPVALVPDSVRTSWVLTARDRALPPALQRKFIDNLGGVDEAAVIDAGHEAMFTHPHELAETITRLVT, translated from the coding sequence GTGTTCGTGCACGGTGGCGTACACACTGGTGCCTGCTGGGACGAAACCATCGACGCCATCACCGCCGTGAGACCCGACATCGAGAGTCTCGTGATCGATTGGCCCGGAAGACGCGCAGTTGCAGGTGATTTGGCAACACTCACCATCGAAGGGTGCGTGGCAAGTGTGTGTGAGCAGATCCGGCAGCACCTCGAGGCGGAACAGAACCGCCGGATCACGTTGGTCGGCCATTCCCTTGCGGGGGTGATCTTGCCCGGTGTGGTGCAAAAGCTCGGCGCTCACTGTGTGGAACAGGTCATCTTTGTAGCTTCGTGCATTCCGCCGCCGGGACAATGTGTCATTGATACGCTGCCGTTCGGCCTCAAGCGCGTTGCTCGCTACCTCGCTCACCGATCGCCGGTATTTGCCACCCCATGGGCCGTGCAGCATTTTTTCTTCGGCAACGGCGCCACTCGCCGGCAACGCCAACGCATGCGCGAACACCTTTGTAGCGAAGCCTCAACGCTGTTGTCCGAAGTTCCTGTTGCATTGGTTCCCGACTCGGTTCGCACCAGTTGGGTGTTGACTGCGCGCGACCGTGCGCTGCCTCCGGCATTGCAACGCAAGTTCATCGACAACCTGGGCGGCGTCGACGAGGCGGCCGTGATCGACGCCGGACACGAAGCGATGTTCACCCATCCGCACGAACTCGCGGAAACGATCACCCGACTCGTGACATGA
- a CDS encoding MFS transporter, translating to MFDPMFGALFWGKMFAVIGVWTHGIVAAIVMYDATHSTLMVALAGIAQFGPQLIFSPTSGKWADHGNPARQILLGRVLCVAGSGSIALWLALLRPASTDRVALPVLAGSVLVGIGFAVGGPAMLSIVPSLLRDGELSTAMALDNLPMTVGRIAGPAVGAFLTAHFNPSAGFAAASGLHFVFVIFLVIVRFPRRTEQQSHTDRRVRAGLQYVRRDRVLLLALLAVATVGFASDSSITLTPSMAQQLSGGTRLVGALSAAFGIGAAVGMAFLAVLKGRLASVRVSLIGLWLLATGALILATAPLSAMALSGFAVAGAGFGWAMTGLSTVVQERTPDELRGRIMALWLVAFLGSRPVAAAVLGGITDLLNVRAAFVLVIALTWVVALLCRPALLGVIATGDRSAAPAIGVEGPGRRGR from the coding sequence ATGTTCGACCCGATGTTCGGTGCGCTGTTTTGGGGCAAGATGTTCGCGGTCATCGGTGTGTGGACGCACGGCATCGTGGCCGCGATCGTGATGTATGACGCCACCCACTCCACATTGATGGTCGCGCTGGCCGGCATCGCCCAGTTCGGTCCCCAGCTGATCTTCAGCCCGACAAGCGGCAAGTGGGCCGACCACGGCAACCCCGCCCGCCAGATATTGCTGGGCAGGGTGTTGTGCGTCGCCGGGTCCGGCTCGATCGCGCTGTGGCTTGCGCTGCTGCGGCCGGCTTCGACCGACCGCGTCGCTCTGCCGGTGCTGGCCGGCTCGGTGCTTGTCGGCATCGGGTTCGCCGTCGGCGGGCCAGCAATGCTGTCGATCGTGCCGAGCCTGTTGCGCGACGGCGAATTGTCCACTGCGATGGCACTTGACAACCTCCCGATGACCGTTGGGCGCATAGCCGGGCCGGCAGTCGGTGCATTCCTCACGGCTCACTTCAACCCATCGGCCGGATTCGCCGCCGCTTCCGGGCTGCATTTCGTATTCGTGATTTTCCTTGTGATCGTGCGCTTTCCGAGGCGCACTGAGCAACAGTCGCACACCGACCGACGAGTCCGGGCGGGACTGCAGTACGTCCGGCGTGACCGCGTCCTCTTGCTGGCGCTACTGGCCGTCGCCACCGTCGGGTTCGCTTCTGACTCATCGATCACCCTGACGCCGTCCATGGCGCAACAGCTCAGCGGCGGCACACGTCTGGTGGGAGCATTGTCAGCGGCTTTCGGCATCGGCGCTGCGGTCGGTATGGCTTTCTTGGCAGTTCTGAAGGGCCGACTGGCCTCAGTACGGGTATCGCTGATCGGGCTGTGGCTACTGGCCACCGGGGCTTTAATCCTTGCCACTGCGCCGCTCTCGGCAATGGCACTTAGCGGTTTCGCTGTTGCCGGCGCAGGTTTCGGCTGGGCGATGACGGGCCTGAGCACCGTGGTCCAGGAGCGCACACCCGACGAGTTGCGGGGCAGGATCATGGCGCTTTGGCTGGTCGCTTTCCTCGGGTCTCGTCCTGTCGCCGCCGCAGTTCTCGGCGGCATCACGGATCTGCTCAATGTGCGCGCCGCATTCGTGCTAGTCATCGCCCTGACATGGGTCGTCGCCCTGCTGTGTCGGCCCGCACTGCTGGGGGTGATTGCAACCGGCGACCGATCGGCGGCACCCGCCATCGGAGTGGAGGGGCCGGGCCGTCGAGGCCGGTAA